The Streptomyces camelliae genome window below encodes:
- a CDS encoding DUF6262 family protein — protein sequence MRHLRLRASQGSSATTRLLKNRADLVHVKHYLGQISDEMAPARPEQRPHRSLGHLPGASEPGIVLSGAGLVHGHRRREQWRMLAEGAPDSATADYLHEVFECTAHAIDGPAMAVEAADLLEETLALDLRRPRTTSATAGPPLSRPWTWPTRPPTRRRRGSVTSTPASTAAAIAARRRQTRDKLTQVEKALDQLRGERGRVTVRAAAERAGVSATLLYENAEVRALAQQATADHRKRQVQDAQDVHEPIEASSRERALNARSATPDRRSPASPPTSSCREHQSQAPRPEAHSGTPHAAPDLEAQHLEQAPS from the coding sequence ATGCGACACCTCCGGCTACGTGCGTCGCAAGGTTCGTCCGCGACAACACGCCTGCTCAAGAACCGCGCCGACCTCGTCCACGTCAAGCACTACCTCGGGCAGATCTCCGACGAGATGGCCCCCGCCCGGCCTGAACAGCGCCCTCACCGCTCTCTGGGTCACCTGCCCGGCGCCTCCGAGCCCGGCATCGTGCTGTCCGGTGCCGGCCTCGTCCACGGGCACCGCAGACGCGAACAGTGGCGGATGCTCGCTGAGGGTGCGCCCGACAGCGCGACCGCCGACTACCTGCACGAGGTCTTCGAGTGCACTGCCCACGCGATCGACGGCCCGGCGATGGCCGTGGAGGCCGCCGACCTACTGGAGGAGACCCTCGCCCTCGACCTGCGCAGGCCCAGGACTACTTCGGCCACGGCTGGGCCACCGCTTTCCAGGCCCTGGACCTGGCCGACCAGACCACCAACTCGACGGAGGCGAGGCAGCGTGACATCGACGCCTGCCTCCACCGCGGCCGCCATCGCCGCCCGGCGTCGGCAGACCCGGGACAAACTCACCCAGGTCGAAAAGGCACTCGATCAACTCCGCGGCGAACGCGGCCGGGTGACCGTCCGGGCCGCCGCCGAGCGGGCCGGCGTCTCCGCGACGTTGCTCTACGAGAACGCCGAGGTTCGCGCACTCGCCCAGCAGGCCACGGCCGACCACCGCAAACGGCAGGTACAGGACGCCCAGGACGTGCACGAGCCGATCGAGGCGTCCTCGCGCGAGCGCGCACTCAATGCCAGATCCGCGACGCCTGACAGGCGGTCCCCGGCGAGTCCGCCCACCAGCTCGTGCCGAGAACACCAATCTCAAGCGCCGCGTCCAGAAGCTCACTCAGGGACACCGCACGCTGCACCCGACCTCGAAGCCCAGCATCTCGAACAGGCACCGTCATGA
- a CDS encoding SAM-dependent methyltransferase, which yields MSIERPPINSSVPHSARIWNYWLGGKDCYEIDRQVGDQIAAANPGILDTARAQRAFLVRAVEYLVREAGIRQFLDVGTGLPTADNTHEVAQRLLPEARIVYVDHDPVVLVHAEALLTSTPEGVTDYIDADLRNPEGILEQAAKTLDFTQPVALILLGIAAHVTDDSVYGIVDRLVDALPSGSYLVFCDSTDVIHPEQQRAMVEQWNEASDNPRVNRSPEQLARFFDGLDLLEPGLVSTSRWRSASNGTEEPAEVDNFGGVARKP from the coding sequence GTGTCGATTGAACGCCCGCCCATCAACAGCAGCGTGCCGCACTCTGCCCGCATCTGGAACTACTGGCTGGGCGGCAAAGACTGCTACGAGATCGACCGGCAGGTCGGTGACCAGATCGCCGCGGCCAACCCGGGGATTCTCGACACTGCCCGGGCACAGCGGGCGTTCCTCGTTCGAGCGGTGGAGTACCTCGTCCGCGAAGCCGGCATCCGCCAGTTTCTCGACGTGGGCACCGGCCTGCCCACCGCGGACAACACCCACGAGGTCGCCCAGCGTCTGCTGCCCGAGGCGCGGATCGTCTATGTCGATCACGACCCGGTCGTCCTGGTGCACGCGGAGGCGCTGCTCACCAGCACACCCGAGGGCGTGACGGACTACATCGACGCCGATCTGCGCAACCCGGAGGGAATCCTCGAACAGGCCGCCAAGACACTGGACTTCACGCAGCCTGTGGCGTTGATCCTGCTGGGTATTGCGGCACACGTCACGGACGACTCTGTGTACGGCATCGTGGACCGGCTCGTCGACGCCCTGCCGTCCGGCAGCTACCTCGTGTTCTGCGACAGTACCGACGTCATCCACCCCGAGCAGCAGCGCGCCATGGTCGAGCAGTGGAACGAGGCGAGCGACAACCCTCGCGTCAACCGCAGCCCGGAACAACTCGCCCGATTCTTCGACGGCCTGGACCTGCTGGAGCCCGGCCTGGTTTCGACGTCTCGGTGGCGCTCCGCGTCGAATGGCACTGAAGAACCGGCTGAAGTCGACAACTTCGGTGGCGTGGCTCGCAAGCCGTAG
- a CDS encoding CASTOR/POLLUX-related putative ion channel, whose amino-acid sequence MRARLRERLRYWFDGTMDRGTQALIGWLVLASVVLIVLVTCLVVAFTDEDTEKHGGWLGVAWMTLLRTLDPGTMGGDTGAPLFLGLMLAATVGGIFIVSALIGVLTTGLEARIHELRRGKSRLIERGHTVVLGWSEQVFTVIAELVEANQSERRSCVVILTERDKVEMEDEIRRRIPDTGRTRVICRCGSPLHRADLELVSLDAAKSIMVLPPVGDDGDTDVIKTLLLLSNRSWNGPRPNIVAAVRRSTNLAAARLAAGEDALVIDVDDIAVRLIVQSHRQTGLSTVFNEMLSFVGNELYPYPVTGLAGTTYGEALNRFDLGIPVGLRRKDGVSLVNPPMNTVIACDDEVLVLAEDDLLIRLADARPTIVGSAITSAPGRPPTPDRTLMIGWNSRSAKIITLLDCLVEPGSLIDIAATRRPENDLQEHLENLAVGYKPCEPTLRPSLESLGLDNYRNIIVLTDDDIDPEQADDDTLVTLLHLRDIAIRYGSPYSIVTEMNNDANREIAQVTKADDFIVSTKIISLLLSQLVEDRHLYAVFTDLFDPAGSEIYLKPATNYVFPETPANFATVIEAARQQGETAIGYRIARRSDEPPTYGIFLNPAKTAPLSLSEDDAIVVLAEDSRPAVNMPAARDGHGTGGAEAVPPFSPGHGPSAPGPS is encoded by the coding sequence GTGCGCGCGAGACTGCGGGAGCGGTTGCGGTACTGGTTCGACGGGACGATGGACCGAGGGACGCAGGCCTTGATCGGCTGGCTGGTTCTGGCCTCCGTCGTGTTGATCGTCCTGGTGACGTGTCTGGTGGTTGCGTTCACCGACGAGGACACCGAGAAGCACGGCGGCTGGCTGGGCGTGGCCTGGATGACCCTGCTGCGCACGCTCGATCCCGGCACGATGGGCGGGGATACCGGAGCTCCGCTGTTCCTCGGTCTCATGCTGGCCGCGACCGTCGGCGGGATCTTCATCGTCAGCGCACTCATCGGTGTGCTGACCACCGGCCTGGAGGCCCGGATCCACGAACTGCGACGGGGCAAGTCCCGGCTGATCGAGCGCGGGCACACCGTTGTGCTCGGCTGGTCGGAACAAGTCTTCACAGTGATCGCGGAGTTGGTCGAGGCCAACCAGAGCGAGCGGCGTTCGTGTGTCGTGATCCTCACCGAGCGCGACAAAGTCGAGATGGAGGACGAGATCCGCAGAAGGATCCCGGACACCGGACGCACGCGGGTGATCTGCCGCTGCGGCAGCCCACTTCATCGGGCGGATCTGGAACTGGTGAGCCTGGACGCAGCCAAGTCCATCATGGTGCTGCCGCCCGTCGGGGACGACGGGGACACCGATGTCATCAAGACTCTGCTGCTCCTGAGCAACCGGTCGTGGAACGGCCCGCGCCCGAACATCGTTGCGGCCGTGCGGAGGTCGACCAATCTGGCGGCGGCCCGCCTCGCCGCCGGCGAGGACGCCCTGGTGATCGACGTCGACGACATCGCCGTGCGCCTCATCGTCCAGTCGCACCGGCAGACGGGCCTGTCCACCGTCTTCAACGAAATGCTCAGCTTCGTCGGCAACGAGTTGTATCCCTATCCCGTAACCGGGCTGGCCGGCACCACGTATGGGGAGGCGCTCAACAGGTTCGACCTCGGCATCCCGGTCGGCCTGCGCAGGAAGGACGGTGTGTCCCTGGTCAACCCGCCGATGAACACGGTCATCGCCTGCGATGACGAGGTACTCGTCCTGGCCGAGGACGACCTGCTCATCCGGCTCGCAGACGCCCGGCCCACGATCGTCGGCTCGGCGATCACCTCCGCTCCCGGCCGGCCTCCGACACCCGACCGCACGCTCATGATCGGCTGGAACTCCCGCTCGGCAAAGATCATCACATTGCTGGACTGCCTGGTCGAGCCCGGATCGCTGATCGACATCGCGGCGACTCGACGCCCCGAGAACGACCTCCAGGAGCACTTGGAGAACCTCGCAGTGGGCTACAAACCCTGCGAACCCACCCTCCGGCCATCGCTGGAGTCCCTGGGACTGGACAACTACCGCAACATCATCGTCCTGACCGATGACGACATCGACCCCGAACAGGCCGATGACGACACCTTGGTGACGCTGCTTCACCTCCGTGACATCGCCATCCGGTACGGCAGTCCGTACTCGATCGTCACCGAGATGAACAACGACGCCAACCGCGAGATCGCCCAGGTCACCAAGGCGGACGACTTCATCGTCAGCACCAAGATAATCAGCCTTCTGCTGAGCCAACTCGTCGAGGACCGCCACCTCTACGCCGTATTCACCGATCTCTTCGATCCGGCGGGATCGGAGATCTACCTCAAGCCGGCCACCAATTACGTCTTCCCGGAAACACCAGCGAACTTCGCAACAGTCATCGAGGCAGCCCGGCAACAGGGAGAGACAGCCATCGGCTACCGGATCGCGCGGCGCAGCGATGAACCTCCGACCTACGGCATCTTCCTCAATCCCGCCAAGACCGCGCCGCTGTCCCTGAGCGAGGACGATGCCATCGTGGTACTCGCCGAGGACAGCCGCCCGGCCGTCAACATGCCCGCGGCCAGAGACGGACACGGCACGGGCGGCGCGGAGGCAGTACCGCCGTTCAGTCCCGGTCACGGACCGTCTGCACCGGGTCCTTCTTGA
- a CDS encoding glutaredoxin domain-containing protein, protein MMRAWILPMLLALCGSVAATGLFFGGSPGTAAALLLVFVLLASVNSPLIFPRSIGGLEAQRRSSVDGRPVVFWRPGCTYCLRLRIRLGRSARQLYWVNIWRDPAGAAAVRAANDGNETVPTVVVDGQPHTNPDPAWVRTTALPRVKKR, encoded by the coding sequence ATGATGCGCGCTTGGATCCTGCCGATGCTGCTTGCGCTGTGCGGCTCAGTCGCTGCGACTGGGCTGTTCTTCGGGGGGAGCCCCGGCACAGCCGCAGCACTCCTGCTGGTGTTCGTGCTGCTTGCAAGCGTGAACTCGCCGCTGATTTTCCCGCGGTCGATCGGTGGGCTGGAGGCACAACGCCGTAGCTCGGTCGACGGCCGACCGGTCGTCTTCTGGCGGCCGGGCTGCACGTACTGTCTGCGTCTGCGCATCCGGTTGGGCCGTAGCGCCCGCCAGTTGTATTGGGTCAACATCTGGCGTGACCCGGCTGGAGCGGCAGCGGTCAGGGCAGCCAACGACGGCAATGAGACCGTGCCGACTGTCGTCGTGGACGGCCAACCGCACACCAACCCCGATCCAGCATGGGTCCGCACAACAGCTCTCCCCAGGGTAAAGAAGCGATGA
- a CDS encoding DUF2269 domain-containing protein: MVVVHVVVSVSWLALMLCLLTLATTALATNNADTLRTAYRAMGMLGDVLIIPLSLLTLASGVVLALGTSWGLFRYYWVSAKFWLTLAATVASIFALTARLHDAVDAVARHPVGPISAMDLGFIRYNMVIVPAVALLLYLANVILSVFKPWGRRAAAPSAGGQ; the protein is encoded by the coding sequence ATGGTCGTCGTGCATGTGGTCGTTTCTGTCAGCTGGCTGGCCCTGATGCTCTGCCTGCTCACCCTCGCGACGACGGCGCTGGCGACGAACAACGCCGACACCCTGCGCACCGCCTACCGGGCGATGGGAATGCTGGGGGATGTTCTGATCATCCCGCTGAGCCTGCTCACGTTGGCCAGCGGTGTGGTGCTGGCGCTCGGCACGTCGTGGGGCCTGTTTCGGTACTACTGGGTCAGTGCCAAGTTCTGGCTGACCCTGGCGGCGACGGTGGCCTCGATTTTCGCCCTCACCGCCAGACTGCACGACGCGGTCGACGCCGTGGCCCGGCATCCTGTGGGCCCCATCTCAGCCATGGATCTGGGTTTCATCCGCTACAACATGGTGATCGTTCCGGCCGTCGCGCTCCTGCTGTATCTCGCCAACGTCATCCTGTCGGTCTTCAAGCCATGGGGCCGGCGGGCGGCCGCGCCGAGTGCAGGCGGACAGTAG
- a CDS encoding discoidin domain-containing protein yields the protein MRSAGYGAQPRPDETCPNDHFIRAAPNPVWVEIDLGADTDLDAVRLFPRTDTPAADGGTAGFPVDFTIQTRADGATSYTTVRTVTAEPDPGSAAQIYTLTSATGRYVRLKATKLGKSAADETTKYRLQLAEIHVR from the coding sequence ATGCGCTCCGCTGGCTATGGCGCTCAGCCACGACCTGACGAAACCTGCCCGAACGATCACTTCATCCGAGCTGCACCCAACCCCGTCTGGGTGGAGATCGACCTCGGCGCCGACACCGACCTCGATGCCGTACGCCTCTTCCCGCGGACCGACACACCGGCGGCCGACGGTGGCACGGCCGGCTTCCCGGTCGACTTCACGATCCAGACCCGCGCTGACGGCGCCACCTCCTACACCACCGTGCGCACCGTCACCGCCGAGCCCGACCCCGGCAGCGCAGCCCAGATTTACACCCTCACCTCAGCAACCGGCCGTTATGTGCGCCTGAAGGCCACGAAGCTCGGCAAGTCGGCCGCCGACGAGACCACCAAGTACCGCCTCCAGCTCGCCGAGATCCACGTCAGATGA
- a CDS encoding alpha/beta hydrolase — MTIELPFRPLPIDQQDVRYAYGPDSDIQPGVPAGSTVEFDWCESTIYPGTTRRYWVHVPAQYDPCEPASLMVFQDGWWYLDPDGEVRGAIVLDNLIHRGEIPVTIGVFVDPGVLKNAEQSKNRNAEYDAFDDRYVTFLLTEIIPEVTRRYSIAEDAGQWGICGGSSGGNCAFTAAWMRPDKFRRVICYLSSFTQMPNGNPYPALIPNAPRKPLRIFMQAGHRDLNWNGPERNWLASNLRVAAALAEAGYDFRLVLGDGGHSPNHGGVLLPDALRWLWRSATT; from the coding sequence GTGACCATCGAGCTGCCCTTTCGTCCGCTCCCCATCGACCAGCAAGACGTTCGCTACGCCTACGGGCCCGATTCGGATATACAGCCGGGCGTCCCCGCAGGCTCGACCGTGGAGTTCGACTGGTGCGAGAGTACGATCTACCCCGGCACCACGAGGCGGTACTGGGTTCACGTGCCCGCGCAATACGACCCCTGCGAACCCGCGTCGCTGATGGTGTTCCAGGACGGATGGTGGTACCTGGACCCGGACGGGGAGGTCCGCGGGGCCATCGTGTTGGACAACCTCATCCACCGTGGCGAGATCCCGGTCACTATCGGCGTCTTCGTCGATCCCGGCGTCCTCAAGAACGCCGAACAATCGAAGAACCGCAACGCCGAGTACGACGCGTTCGACGACCGTTACGTCACCTTTCTCCTGACTGAGATCATCCCCGAGGTCACACGGCGCTACTCGATCGCCGAGGACGCCGGCCAATGGGGCATCTGCGGTGGCAGCAGCGGCGGCAACTGCGCCTTCACGGCTGCGTGGATGCGCCCGGACAAGTTCCGGCGAGTCATCTGCTACCTCTCCAGCTTCACGCAGATGCCGAACGGAAACCCGTACCCTGCCCTGATCCCCAACGCCCCCCGCAAACCACTGCGCATCTTCATGCAAGCAGGCCACCGCGACCTCAACTGGAACGGGCCCGAAAGGAACTGGCTCGCCAGCAATCTGCGTGTGGCAGCCGCTCTCGCGGAAGCAGGCTACGACTTCCGTCTCGTCCTCGGCGACGGTGGCCACAGCCCCAACCACGGCGGAGTCCTACTCCCCGATGCGCTCCGCTGGCTATGGCGCTCAGCCACGACCTGA
- a CDS encoding ISKra4 family transposase, with translation MTPYDTHATADPFADSLSAFESLTTILSGSDAGTWTHTDLEEYLDLAGRELLRLLLQDHLDLRAMREEEQMRSGARQVVVGPEGQVRPWRETGHPRWLASVFGMVRVTRVAHRGQGVSNVHRADAVLSLPVGRHSTGLRRLAVTEAVRGSFDQAHDAVTRRCGNVLGKRRLEELVVAAAVDVDSFYRTMIPVPCSREMPLVVQVDGKGVVVRPAALREATRRAAEKAAGGHRARLAPGEKPNRERMATVACVFDTRPVPRRPHDVIHPPGGRSGERPARPGPRAQSKWCTASLVRPPEQVIADAFDQAEARDPKHLRPWVVVVDGARHQLDLIAAETGRRGVTVHVLLDFVHVAEYVWAAAHAFHKPGTTEAESWAAGPLTSILAGHAARVAAEMTGQAEREHLPASRRESVDACERYLTGHLDQLHYDTALNNGWPIATGAVEGACRHLIADRLGITGARWGLPGAEAVLRLRAVVSNGDLDPYWRYHAAREHERLYPTPDQRTYALTS, from the coding sequence ATGACACCGTACGACACGCATGCCACCGCTGACCCCTTTGCTGACTCCCTCAGCGCCTTCGAGTCGCTGACCACCATCCTGTCGGGCAGCGATGCGGGCACGTGGACCCACACTGACCTGGAGGAATACCTCGACCTGGCGGGGCGGGAACTGCTTCGCCTGCTGCTGCAGGATCACCTCGACCTGCGCGCGATGCGGGAGGAGGAGCAGATGCGTTCCGGTGCCCGGCAGGTCGTGGTGGGGCCGGAAGGCCAGGTGCGGCCCTGGCGCGAAACCGGGCACCCGCGCTGGCTGGCCAGCGTGTTCGGAATGGTCCGGGTCACCCGGGTCGCCCACCGGGGCCAGGGTGTGAGCAACGTCCACCGTGCCGACGCTGTGCTGTCGCTGCCGGTGGGCCGGCACTCGACGGGATTACGACGGCTCGCGGTGACCGAAGCCGTCCGCGGCTCGTTCGACCAGGCCCACGATGCAGTGACACGCCGCTGCGGGAACGTGCTCGGCAAGCGCAGACTCGAAGAGCTCGTGGTCGCCGCCGCGGTCGACGTCGACAGCTTCTACCGGACCATGATCCCGGTCCCGTGCAGCCGCGAGATGCCACTGGTGGTCCAGGTGGACGGCAAGGGCGTGGTCGTGCGCCCGGCGGCCCTGCGGGAGGCGACCCGTCGGGCCGCCGAGAAAGCTGCCGGTGGCCACCGCGCTCGGCTCGCGCCGGGCGAGAAGCCGAACCGGGAGCGGATGGCGACCGTGGCCTGCGTCTTCGATACCCGTCCGGTACCCAGGCGCCCGCATGATGTGATCCACCCGCCCGGCGGCCGAAGCGGGGAACGCCCGGCCCGTCCGGGGCCGAGGGCACAGAGCAAGTGGTGCACTGCTTCGCTGGTCCGCCCACCCGAGCAGGTCATCGCCGATGCCTTCGACCAGGCCGAGGCTCGCGACCCGAAGCACCTGCGGCCATGGGTCGTCGTGGTCGACGGCGCCCGTCACCAGCTCGACCTGATCGCAGCTGAGACCGGCCGACGCGGCGTCACGGTCCACGTTCTGCTGGACTTCGTGCACGTTGCCGAGTACGTCTGGGCCGCCGCCCACGCCTTCCACAAACCCGGCACCACCGAGGCCGAGTCCTGGGCAGCCGGCCCTCTGACCTCGATCCTGGCAGGCCACGCCGCCCGGGTCGCCGCCGAGATGACCGGCCAGGCGGAGCGGGAGCACCTGCCGGCCTCCCGCCGCGAGTCCGTTGACGCCTGCGAACGCTACCTGACCGGGCATCTCGACCAGCTTCACTACGACACCGCGCTCAACAACGGGTGGCCGATCGCCACCGGCGCGGTGGAGGGTGCCTGCCGCCACCTGATCGCCGACCGCCTCGGCATCACCGGCGCCCGCTGGGGCCTTCCCGGAGCCGAAGCCGTCCTGCGACTGCGTGCCGTCGTCTCCAACGGCGACCTCGACCCCTACTGGCGATACCATGCCGCCCGCGAGCACGAACGCCTCTACCCCACCCCCGACCAGCGAACTTACGCCCTCACCTCTTGA
- a CDS encoding ATP-binding SpoIIE family protein phosphatase: MDSTPSHSSSSAFDMVSSALGRYIPRGGAAAAAGPADAQGDRTARQRVVDNAAAGRQDQILGAVNLDRDLRITRCNLDAPVFAGLDAVAGSPFVDLLPPGDVPTVTRRLRQVLETGEAHVARIQRLRRGDGSELVVSMSILPAAVPQEGLTVSVIAMATRLHLYASETAIGTSLDIGETAQSLAQSLLAWGDVAAVDLDFAVWTGEGVTGQGQGRIRLRRAALVPDRAWPEGYVTPGDDLPSDASRLLAQAVRRDDAPQAIVIPDREAVERVLGSPRVMRALVPGDRSAGVACIPLVLDGTPPVVLGVAEVWRRADCPFRDSELFDLQELVARTAHHVDLARQHQREHTQVLALQRRLLPRTGGDTIEIASVYQPATPDSAGVGGDWVNSFPLPDGRTALVVGDVVGHGLGAAATMGQLSMEARALLSAGLAPDEVLEHLDETVTLLDDADSGLAAGYSALGSTCCIALYDPVSHHVALSSAGHLPPVLVSPDGHAGPLAIRPHPGLGAEFALREPFDVHTFGAPPGSLLALYTDGLVEDPAVSIDEGIGRLADTLSRVHPWDALQQAARHVASALAPARQRDDVTLLLARMIGYRKGDTATWRLPARDDAPARARAQVSALLRQWRTREGTQDNVLLLVSELVTNAVRFATGPITVRLIRSGRGLLCEVGDTGNGRPRLSPGGLLDDGGRGLHIVHRLTTRWGVRWTDTGKVIWAEVAR, translated from the coding sequence ATGGACTCCACACCCTCGCACTCGTCCTCTTCGGCGTTCGACATGGTCAGCAGCGCCCTGGGGCGTTACATCCCACGCGGCGGGGCGGCAGCGGCCGCCGGTCCTGCCGACGCGCAGGGCGACCGCACCGCCCGCCAACGCGTAGTCGACAACGCGGCGGCCGGCCGTCAGGATCAGATTCTCGGCGCGGTCAACCTGGACAGGGATCTGAGAATCACCCGCTGCAATCTGGACGCCCCCGTATTCGCGGGTCTGGACGCCGTGGCCGGGAGTCCTTTCGTCGATCTCCTGCCCCCCGGGGACGTACCGACAGTCACACGACGGTTGCGGCAGGTCCTGGAGACCGGTGAGGCACACGTCGCGCGGATCCAGCGCCTGCGGCGCGGCGACGGGTCGGAGCTGGTGGTCTCGATGAGCATCCTGCCCGCCGCGGTGCCCCAGGAGGGCCTCACCGTCTCCGTGATCGCCATGGCCACGAGGCTGCACCTGTACGCCTCCGAGACCGCGATCGGCACCTCGCTGGACATCGGCGAGACCGCGCAGTCGCTGGCACAGTCCCTGCTGGCTTGGGGAGACGTGGCCGCCGTCGACCTCGACTTCGCCGTGTGGACGGGCGAGGGAGTCACCGGGCAGGGACAGGGGCGCATCCGGCTACGGCGGGCGGCCCTGGTGCCGGACCGGGCATGGCCCGAGGGCTACGTGACTCCGGGCGACGATCTTCCCAGCGACGCGAGTCGCCTGCTGGCGCAGGCGGTACGGCGGGACGACGCACCGCAGGCCATCGTCATACCCGACCGGGAGGCGGTCGAGCGGGTGCTCGGCAGCCCGCGAGTGATGCGTGCCCTGGTGCCCGGTGACCGGTCGGCAGGTGTGGCGTGCATACCGCTCGTCCTGGACGGCACGCCGCCCGTCGTGCTGGGCGTGGCGGAGGTCTGGCGGCGGGCGGACTGCCCCTTCCGCGACAGCGAGCTGTTCGACCTGCAGGAACTGGTGGCCAGGACCGCCCACCACGTCGACCTGGCCCGTCAGCACCAGCGCGAGCACACGCAGGTGCTGGCGCTGCAGCGCCGGCTGCTGCCCCGGACCGGCGGCGACACGATCGAGATCGCCAGCGTCTACCAGCCCGCCACGCCCGACAGCGCGGGCGTCGGCGGCGACTGGGTGAACAGCTTTCCGCTGCCGGACGGCCGTACCGCGCTGGTGGTCGGTGACGTCGTCGGGCACGGCCTGGGAGCCGCGGCGACCATGGGCCAGCTGAGCATGGAGGCCCGCGCGCTGCTGTCTGCGGGGCTCGCGCCCGACGAGGTCCTGGAGCACCTGGACGAGACCGTGACGCTGCTGGACGACGCGGATTCCGGGCTGGCGGCCGGCTACAGCGCTCTCGGGTCGACCTGCTGCATCGCCCTCTACGACCCCGTCAGCCATCATGTGGCGCTGTCCAGCGCCGGCCACCTCCCCCCGGTCCTGGTCTCGCCGGACGGGCACGCGGGCCCGCTCGCGATCCGCCCTCACCCCGGCCTGGGCGCCGAGTTCGCGCTGCGGGAGCCGTTCGACGTGCACACGTTCGGCGCACCCCCGGGCTCCCTGCTCGCTCTCTACACCGACGGCCTGGTGGAGGATCCGGCCGTGTCGATCGACGAGGGAATCGGCAGGCTGGCGGACACCCTGTCCAGGGTGCACCCCTGGGACGCCCTGCAGCAGGCCGCACGGCACGTCGCCTCCGCGCTGGCACCCGCGCGCCAGCGCGACGATGTGACCCTGCTGCTCGCGCGCATGATCGGCTACCGCAAGGGCGACACCGCGACCTGGCGGCTGCCCGCCCGCGACGACGCCCCCGCCCGTGCCCGCGCGCAGGTCTCCGCGCTGCTGCGGCAGTGGCGCACCAGGGAAGGCACCCAGGACAACGTGCTGCTGCTGGTCAGCGAGCTGGTCACGAACGCGGTGCGCTTCGCCACCGGTCCCATCACGGTACGGCTGATCAGGTCCGGTCGCGGCCTGTTGTGCGAGGTGGGCGACACGGGCAACGGCAGGCCACGTCTGAGCCCGGGCGGCCTCCTCGACGACGGCGGTCGTGGCCTGCACATCGTGCACAGGCTCACCACGCGGTGGGGGGTGCGGTGGACGGACACCGGCAAGGTGATCTGGGCGGAAGTCGCCAGGTGA
- a CDS encoding type III polyketide synthase, whose translation MAAYLCPPAVIHGEHAVETSQIVAEVRDRHPHAAWAPRIDGIAASTGIETRGWMLPLETVVAPGNGSGLRTVGTGAAQDALARDGFTQQDVDRVIAALESIPGPQTVQERTAPAWEAVQSYGERAARGALQIAGLDAADIDCLITSHSTTPALPGLDIALANKLQLRNDVMLLPATQWACIAGTRSLALAADLVAADPDRVVLVVIAEALSTTYQPADHTLESLIVRLLFADTAVAAVVTGRPRRESVLRLDSAWHHTLPGTQDLHRLETRADGTHFVMDRRGPRAVQETVTAMWEWLRVRYQDDPDSWHPDVLLAHPGGTRVLEYMEQTMPDAWPSGLLDYSRDSYTSGNRGGAAVFDIMRRAHDAGQKPGSRAVLYAAAPGLTATALEGEWL comes from the coding sequence ATGGCCGCTTACCTCTGTCCTCCTGCCGTGATACACGGCGAGCACGCCGTGGAGACCAGCCAAATCGTGGCGGAGGTGCGCGACCGGCACCCGCACGCGGCGTGGGCGCCGCGGATCGACGGCATCGCGGCCAGTACGGGCATCGAGACCCGCGGGTGGATGCTGCCGCTGGAGACCGTCGTCGCGCCGGGCAACGGCAGCGGCCTGCGGACTGTCGGCACCGGGGCCGCCCAAGATGCGCTGGCACGCGACGGGTTCACCCAGCAGGACGTGGACCGCGTGATCGCCGCACTTGAGTCGATACCCGGGCCGCAGACCGTCCAGGAGCGCACCGCGCCGGCCTGGGAGGCCGTGCAGTCCTACGGGGAGCGTGCGGCGCGCGGGGCCCTGCAGATCGCCGGGCTGGATGCCGCAGACATCGACTGCCTGATCACCAGTCACTCCACCACCCCGGCGCTGCCGGGTCTGGACATCGCCCTGGCCAACAAGCTTCAGCTCCGCAACGACGTGATGTTGCTGCCGGCCACGCAGTGGGCCTGTATAGCGGGAACGCGATCCCTGGCGCTGGCGGCGGATCTCGTGGCTGCGGACCCCGACCGGGTGGTCCTGGTCGTGATCGCGGAGGCGCTGAGCACGACCTACCAGCCCGCGGACCACACTCTTGAGTCCCTGATCGTCCGGTTGCTGTTTGCGGACACCGCGGTCGCCGCAGTGGTCACGGGCCGCCCGAGGCGCGAGTCGGTGCTGCGGCTGGACTCCGCCTGGCACCACACCCTGCCCGGCACCCAAGACCTGCACCGCCTGGAGACGCGGGCGGACGGCACCCACTTCGTGATGGACCGGCGCGGGCCGCGCGCCGTACAGGAGACCGTCACCGCGATGTGGGAGTGGCTGCGCGTCCGCTACCAGGACGACCCCGACTCCTGGCACCCCGACGTGCTGCTGGCGCACCCCGGCGGGACCCGGGTGCTGGAGTACATGGAACAGACGATGCCCGACGCGTGGCCGTCGGGGCTGCTGGACTACAGCCGGGACAGCTACACCAGCGGCAACCGCGGGGGCGCCGCCGTGTTCGACATCATGCGACGGGCGCACGACGCCGGGCAGAAGCCGGGCAGTCGCGCCGTCCTGTACGCGGCGGCACCGGGCCTCACCGCCACCGCCCTGGAAGGGGAGTGGCTGTAG